In Aerococcaceae bacterium zg-252, the genomic window AGCAAACATTGGTAGAGGATTATAAGCGTTTAGAATCTGCTTTAGAGCAAGCTCGTCTTCAATTATCGCCACATCATACGCAACGAGCTAATTTAGAAGTGGAAATTCGCTACTTAGAGCAAGACGGCACATATCAAAGTTTAATGCAGCAATTAGCGAATAAGAAAGAAGAAATTCAACGAGCTATTTTAATGTGGGGAACGAAACGTTTAGCGATGAATATTATTTACAAAACATTGCGACATGGAATTGATAATCCAGTGTCAACGATTGTTGAACGAGCGAATCAAATTTTTGAGCAATTAAGTTATGGTCGCTATAACCAAATTAAGTTGAATCAAACAGGTGTGAAAGTCATGCAGTTTAGTGGAATTTTATTTGAGCTACATGAACTTTCTCAAGGAACATTGGAGCAACTATATGTTGCCTTACGATTGGCATTTGTAGAAAGTGCTACGGCAATGGTAAAATTACCAGTAATGATTGATGACGCATTTGTTAATTTTGATGAATATCGTAAGACAAGTATGTACCAAGTTTTATTGGCGTTCAGTAAAACAACGCAAGTATTGTTCTTTACATTTGACCCACAAGCGAATGAAACATTTGCAGAGTTACCAGTCATCAAATTAGAGGAATCAATCGCTATTTCAGGAGAGGAGGTAAATTAGTGAGCTATTTATTGAAAGATGTTCAAGTAGGAGAAGAATTTGCATTATTTGTATTATTAAAGAGTGCAGATGTACGTGTTGCAAAAAATGGTAATCCATTTATCGCATTTAGTTTTCAAGATTCGTCTGCTACGATTGAAGGAATGTATTGGTCAGCGACTGAGGAAGAAATAGATCGCTTTAAAGCTGGACGTGTTGTCTTTTTACGTGGAGAAAAAGATTTATATCAAGGTAAGCCACAAGTAAAAATTAAGCAAATTCGTTTAGCTGAAGCAGGTGAGCCGGATGATCCTACTTTATATGTTGAACATATTGGTGTAAAACGTTCCGAAATTGAGAGTGAGATTAATGAAGCTATTTTTCTGATAAAAGAACCAAATATTATTCGAGTCGTACATAAAGTTTTGAAAATGGTGGATGAAGATTTCTATGTCTTTCCAGCTGCAAAACGTCATCATCATGCAATGGCTGGTGGCTTAAGTTTCCATACAGTTTCGATGTTGCGTATTGCACGTGCTTTGCTAAAAATTTATCCAGACCTTAATGCCAGCCTGTTAATTTCTGGTGTGATTTTACATGATATTGGGAAAACGATTGAGTTGAGTGGAGCGATTTCGACAGAATATACGTTAAAAGGCAAGTTAATGGGGCATTTAGTATTGATGAGTGAGCTAATCGACCGTGCTTGTACGGAGATTGGTATTAATCCTGAAATGGAATCCATTATTTTGCTAAAACATGTTGTGCTAGCGCATCATGGTAAACTGGAGTTCGGTAGTCCAGTTGTCCCACAAATTTTAGAAGCTGAATTGGTACATCAAATCGATTTAATGGATGCTAATATCAATATGATGTTAACAGCTGTCAATAAAGTTGAAGGTGGCGATTATTCAGAACCAGTTTATGCATTAGACAGACGCCAATTTTATAAACCAAAATTTAAATAAATAGTGCGACAATGAGCGCTTTGAAATGAACCACTGGAGAAAGTTTCCGGATGTGTGAAACGCATCAAGGGAACTTTTGAAGTGGATGTCATTTCAGCTCATTGGAGCCGGAATAAAAATAGGCGAACGAGAGTGATCAAAAAAAGATAGGAGTTTTAATTATGTCAACAGAAGAAACAAAACATCAACACGGTGAACATTGTCATTGTGGACACGACCACGGACACCATTGTCACCACGACCACAGTGAACATTGCTGTGGAGGGCATGACCATGGACATCATCACCACCATGAGCATGGTCATCAGTGTGGTTGTGGACATCACCACCATGAAGGACATCATCATCATGGTTTAACAATTGACTTTGACGGTGAAGTAAATGTTTCAGCTGATTTCTTGTGGAATATTATTGTGAATGAAACTGAAAAATGGTTTAGTGAGTTAGAGTGGACTGATTTCCGTGCAGGTGGAACGCTCGAATATCGAAGTGATGATGCAATGGCAGATTATATGATTTTAGATGTTGAAGCACCTGAATTAGTTGCTTTTACGTGGGACAATAGTACAATAGCAATTGAATTAATCGCAAGAGAAGAAAATGTGACGACATTGCGTTTCACTAATTGGATTGAAGCGATTGATGAGTCGACAGCTCACTATTTAACACGTTGGATGTTGGCACTCCAAAATTTAGCTGCCTATGCTCAAGGTGAGCCTGTAGAAGAAGATATGTTAAATGCGTATGAAGAAATATTACCAAAAATGCGTGAAATGCTTGAGATGCACCAAACAGATGTAGAGTTTGAGTAAGAGTGTCATTCTCAATGTAAATTAATCTCTAGGGGTAATACTTTTAACTGTATCATTCGTCAACTTATTGATTGCCTCGTATAGTCGATTAACAACATCGTTTAACGAGTTAAAACATTCATTTTTATATCCCATAGTTCGTATTTGTTCCAGATATGTTCTATGGGATTCCTTTCGGATGTATAGGGTGGTATGCGTGTAATACCAATGTTTTCAGGAATAACAAGGATTTTTGATTTGTGCCAAGTCGCACCATCGTAAACCAAAAAATGACTATTTTTCTATAGGAACTGGTCAAAGGTTGTAAATTCTAACAAATCGATGGATAAGATTGTTGATAAATCAGTATCTTTAATTCCAGTTGTTAAAATTTATGGACATTCTGCTTAGTTCCATGATTATTGTTTCCTGAATATGGAGCCTATACTTTGTCGAATTTTAGAAGTTTTCATTTACTTAATAAGACGTTTAGTATCAATGAATTAAAGGATAGATGATTGGAGGGGAAATATTGTTAATTGAGTTAAATAATGTAAATAAGAGCTATATAGATACTGAGAATCAATTAAAAAAATCTGTATTAAAGAGAATCTTCTCGAGGAAAATGAAAAAATTAATTATTGATGATTTATCATTCAATGTAAATTCAGGTGAAATAGTAGGGTATATTGGGGAAAATGGTGCGGGGAAATCCACTACAATCAAAATGATTTTAGGTATTATGCCTCCGGACTCAGGTTCTATTATGGTTTTTAATAAATTCCCTTTCATAAGTCGAAAAAAGAATGCCTTAAATATTGGAGTATTATTCGGTCAAAAATCACATCTTTGGTGGGATTTACCTCTAATTGATTCGTTTTATTTTTTGCAAAAAATTTATAAAAAGTATACTCAAGAAGATAAAGAATGGTTAAATTGGTTAATTGAAGAACTAGAAGTGAAAGAATTTGTTGAACAGCCAGTGAGAGAATTGTCTTTAGGACAGAGAATGAGAGCAGAATTTATATGTTCTATTTTACATTCTCCGAAGTTAGTCGTATTGGATGAGCCTACTATTGGTTTGGATGTGAAAACTAAACAAAAATTAATGGAAATTATTTTAAAAGTCAATCAAGCTAAAGGCACAACATTTTTAATTACAAGTCATGATTTTCAAGAAATTGAAAAAGTATGTAATCGAATTATTCTTTTAAGTGAAGGAAAAAATGTATTTGATGGAACTGTGTCGGAGTATAAAAATCGATATAGTTTCTATCGAAAGGTTACGATTGAGACAGTAGAAAAGTTTGAATATAGTTTAAGCGAACTCAAATTATTAACAGAAAATATTTCATCAAAAGAATATTATTTTGATGAAAGGGTTATTTCAGAAGAACAGGTAAGAAAATTAGTAGAGAAAATGTTTGGAGATAAGAAATTTGTTTTTGCGCCACTAACTTTCTCTGAAATTGTCATTATTACGAGGAGATAGAAGCATGAATCAAATTTGTACGTATGCTTATTACCAATTTAAAGTTAATATTCGGTACAAGATGAATAATATCTTTAGTATTATGAGTACTTTTGTAGCGATACTGGTACAATTTTATGTATGGAAATATGTTGAACAAGTTGAACATATAGACACAAATATTATTTCTATTTATACTTTATTCGCTTTAACCTTTTCAATATTGTTACCGATATTTTCCTCTGCTGATTTTATATCTAGTAAAATTTTAAAGGGAGATATTGCAATACTTTTACAAAGACCTCAAAGTCTATTATTTATGAATTTTGGTATTCAATGTGGTCATGTGCTGTATCGATTTTGTTATCGTGTTTTACCAATTTGGTTATTATATTTTGTATTTTTTTATAAAAGCATTTATTATTGGGATAATCCTCAATTTTCAATATTAATCATTTTATCATCACTGTTCAGTTGGATATTAAGCTTTATTTTAGGATACATTGTAGGTCTCCTTTCTATACAATTAATCAGTATTAGTGGTTTGAAAAGTTTAGTATCTGGATTACTATTACTATTTGGTGGCGGATTACTGCCAATTGATTTATATCCTGTATTCTTACAAAAAATCGTTTTATTCACACCATTTGCCTCCATCAATTATTATCCTGTAGCTATGCTTAGTGGAATTGCTACTTTTAATGCTATTACTGCAATAAAAATCCAATTATTTTGGCTGGCGTTTTTTTCTATCGTTTTAATTATAGTACATAAAAGCATTTATCAAAAAATTGAAATAATGGGAGGATGACTATGATTAAAGAAATTTGTTTTCATATTTCGCTATATAAATCGTTTGTGAGGATGGATATTAACAGAATAAAACTGTATCCGGTGGATTTTCTTTTAGGTAATTTAGGATTTTTTGTTGATACGATTTCTAATTTGTTTGTACTATATATTATTATGAATACGACAAATCTATTAGGGGAATTTAATGGGTATCAGATGCTGTTATTTTATAGTTTTATTATGTTATCTAATTCAATCTGGGAAATCTTTTTTGTAACAGTTTTGGAAATTCCTTATATGATTCATACCGGAGAGTTAGATATTTTCCTTTTAAGACCGCTAAACATATTATATCAATTTGTTATTTTTCAATTAGATGAAGAGTCGGTCTTCGAAGCGATTTTTTCTTTTGGATTATTAGTATTTTCACTCATTCAAATGAATGAAATAATCAATGCGATTTTTCTACTAAAATTAGTAATTTATTTAATTTCTGCAATTTTAGTAAAATACGCTATTTACTTGTTTTTGAGTAGTCTTTCTTTCTGGTGGCTTTCCAACGACGGTTTGAAAAGTATTATATGGGAAATTTCGCAATTAGCTAATTACCCTTTGTCAATATATCCAGCCTTTATTCGTAATTTATTAGTAATCATACCTTTTGGATTTATTGGTTATTTTCCTGTAAGAGATTTATTATTCAATGATAGGCTGATTAACACCTCATTTTTTATCAATAGTTTAGTAGGTATTGTATCTTTTGTACTAGTATATAAAACAATTTGGACTTTAGGATTAAAAAAATATAAGAGTGCAGGTGGATAAAAAGCTTTTTAGTGAATGGATATTGTGGAGTAAGGTCGTTTCATATAATTACAGTTATTGACACTTATTGAAATTATTCCAAAATAGACTGTTTAATTTAGATTATTAGATAATGTTCACAATTCAACTCGTATCTTGTGTTCTGTCAAACGCAGGCGAGTGACCAAAGTAGTCGTTGTAATTTTTATAAAAATAGGTTCGGTTGGAGTAACCGACTTGTTGCGCAATCTCATTAATTGGCAATTTTGTCGATTGAATGAGTAATTGCGCTTTTTTTAATTTCTTCTCATTAAGAAGTTCTGTAAATGTTTTGCCACTCTTATCTTTTATCAAATTACTCAAATAGTTTTTATTAAAATTAAGTATGCGAGCAGCGTCATTTAAGGTTAACTGAGCATATTGACGGTCAATTAAGTCCAATGCCTTATAAAACGGTTCATGTGTAGCCTGTTCAAATTGGTCGCTCGTTAATTCAGGTAAGTGACGAGCAATTTCATACAAGAGAATCGGAATATAATGTGAAATAATTGACTCTGAGAAATCAGACGGCAAGAAATATTCCGTCAGCAATTGCTCCATGATACGTTGAATTTGATTATCTTCATTTGCTCTGATTAAGGCAAAACGTTGTCTTTTTGACGATGACTGGTGCAGTAATGCTTGGTACAATAGACTGTTTTTACTTTTTAAATCCCCTAACCATTCTAAAGATAAGTGATTATTATGAAAGAGTAGATTACATAAAATATCCTGTTCGCCGAGTGGTTGTATGGAATGCGTACTTCCTGTATCCATTAAGAGTAAATCGCCAGCTGACAAAGTAATCGGTTCGCCATTAATAATTTGTTGGCATTCACCTTGAACCATGTAATTAAATTCTAAAAATTGATGTGAATGCTCTGGGTATGCAGCGTAACGGCTATGTTTACTAATAAAGACATCTTTATTTTGAAAGAATAAGGCATCTTGTAAAATCGGTACATGTCCAGTAGGAACATCTGAAATACCAGGTATATCCGGAATAAAGCGATTCAGACGTCTTTGTTCAATTTCATGTTGTGTGTTTTGTAATAAATAGTTTGTAATTGTGTTCATCATTCACCTGTATATTTGATACTTTTATACTGTTTAACTGATATTGTAACACAAATCAATTTGCGATTAAATAGATATATAGAAAGCTAGAACAAGGAGGGAATCACATTGTCTTATCATGTAGCAGTAGATATTGGTGCATCGAGTGGTCGTTTAATTTTAGCGAATTACAATGAGAGTATTGAGTTTACCGAAGTGCATCGTTTTAAAAATGGATTTAGTTATCGAGACGGAAAAGAACGTTGGGATATTCAGCATTTATGCCAAGAAGTGTTGAATGGTCTGAGAAAAGTTAAGGAATTGGGCATTGATAGCTGTACAGTTGGGATTGATACATGGGCAGTTGATTATGTGTTATTAGATGAAGACGGAGCCTTATTAGCCAATCCAGTTGCGTATCGTGATAGCCGTACACAAGGTGCGATTGAGTCTTATACTGAGTCAGTAAGTGCAAAAACTATTTATGAAAAAACTGGCATCCAATTTTTAGAATTTAATACATTGTATCAACTTTATCGTGAAGAGCCAGCATTATTAAGTCAAGCTGACCGTTTGTTATTTATACCGGACTATATCGCTTATTTTCTTACAGGAAAAGCAGTAGGTGAAGTAAGTAATGTTTCAAGTTCGCAATTTTTAAATTTACGTAGTCGTGATTATGACCATGAATTATTAGTGGCAGCCAATGTTCCTGTAACGATTTTACCAACTCTAGTGGAGAGTGGGACAGTGGTAGGGCCTTTGAAACAGTCCTTGAGCGAACAAGCGATTTATCCAGATTGTACAGTGATTGCTGTCGCAACGCATGATACGGCTAGTGCTGTGGTCGGAGTTCCTGCAACGGAAAATAGTAAAAATTGGGCATACTTGAGTTCAGGCACTTGGTCTTTAATCGGTATTGAAACGACTACACCGATAAATAGTGAGGCAGCACGTTTAGCTAATTACACGAATGAGTGGGGAGCATACGGCACCTATCGTTTCTTGAAAAATATTACTGGTATGTGGAGTATTCAAGAAATTGCTCGCATGACGCAATATGAATTGACTTATGCTGAAATGGCAGAAGCTGCGTCAACGGTTGCACCATTTCAACAATTTATTAATCTGAATGATGACCGGTTTACGAATCCAGACAATATGATTGAAGCGATTCGCTCATATTGTCGTGAGACTAATCAAGTTGTTCCCCAAACAATTGGTGAACTGGTAATGGCAGTGTATTCCAATCTTGCCTTGTCTTATGTCTATGAAATCAAACGGATTGAAACATTGTCTGATCAAACTATTGATACCTTACATATTGTTGGGGGCGGCTCAAATGTAGCCTTATTAAATCAATTGACTGCTGATTTGTTAAATCGCAAAGTCATAGCAGGGCCTGGCGAAGGAACAGCATATGGAAATATACTTGTTCAAATGATACAACAAGGACATTTTGAAGATGTACAAGCAGCACGAGAGTTTTTAAGTGCAAAAATTGAAGTAGTAGAATATTTACCACAAACACAATATGATGCGACAATTTTAGAACAATTTACAAAAGAAATGGAAAAAATATAGTGTGACAAGGAACGCTTTGAAATGAATCACTGGAGAAAGTCACCGATATGCGAGAATCGCATAAAGGGGACTTTTGAAGTGGATGTCATTTCAGTTCCTTGGAGCCGGAAAAATATAGTGTGAGAGAGGGCGTTTTGCCTCGAAACACTGGAGCAAAATACCGACGTGCATGAAATGCACAGAGGGATTTTTTGAAGTGGACGTCGAGGCAGCCCAAATGAACCGGAATAGAATAGTGTGACAAGGAACGCTTTGAAATGAATCACTGGAGAAAGTCACCGATATGCGAGAATCGCATAAAGGGGACTTTTGAAGTGGACGTCGAGGCAGCCCGAACGAACCGAAATAGAATAGTGCGACAAGGAACACTTTGAAATGAATGGCAACTCAATACAAACGAATCAAAAAAGGAGCAGAAAAAATGGCAACAAAAGAACAAATTGTACAAGCGTATGAATTAGCAAAAGCACGTTATGCTGAATTAGGTGTGGACACAGAAGAAGTATTGAAACGTCTAGCGAATGTAAAAGTATCAATGCATTGCTGGCAAGGTGATGATGTGAAAGGATTTCAATTTCCAGACCAAGAATTAACTGGAGGAATTTCAGTTAGTGGAAATTATCCAGGTGCTGCTCGTACGCCAAAAGAATTACGTGATGATTTAGATAAAGCTTTTAGCTTAATTCCAGGTAAACATAAATTAAATTTACACGCAATCTATACTGATACAGATGAAAAAATTGATTCTGACCAAATCGAACCAAAACATTATCAACCATGGGTTGATTGGGCAAAGAAAAATGGATTAGGACTTGATTTTAATCCAACCCTATTCTCTCATCCAAAATCAGCAGTCACAACACTAAGCTCTGCTGATGATGAGATTCGTGATTTTTGGATTGAACATACACGTCGTAGTCGTCGTATTTCAGAGTATTTTGGTAAAGAAACAGGTATTTTATCTGTCAATAATATTTGGTTACCTGACGGCTCAAAAGATAATCCAATTGACCGAGTGGCACCACGTCAACGTTTATTAGCAGCATTAGATGCAGCGCGAAATGAAGAGATTAATCCACAATATTCAGTTGATGCCGTAGAAGGTAAAGTATTTGGTATGGGAGCAGAATCGTTTACTGTTGGAACGCATGAATTTTACTTAGCGTATGCCTTAACACGTGGTTTATTATGGACGATTGATTCTGGGCATTTCCACCCAACAGAAGACCCGGCAGATAAAATGGCAGCTGTTAAACCATTTAATCAAGGCTTATATTTACACGTTAGCCGTCCTGTGCGTTGGGATTCAGACCATGTTGTTATTATGGATGATGTATTGCAACGCATTACTGAAACGATTGTTAATAATGATTTGTTGGAAACAACGCACATTGGTTTAGATTTCTTTGATGCGACAATCAACCGTGTTGCTGCTTGGGTAATTGGAACACGCAATACGATTAAAGCAGTTTTATTAGCATTATTAGCACCACTTGATACATTAAAAGAAGTCGAGTTAGCTGGTGATTTTACAAAACGTCTAGCATTAACAGAAGAATTAAAATCATTGCCATTTGCGGCTGTATGGGATTATTATTGCTTACAAAACAATGTACCAGTCGGTACTGATTGGATTGCTGAAGTCGAGCAGTATGAAAAAGATGTGTTGAGCAAACGTTCGTAAGAAATGTGTTATAATATGTTATAACATAGGAATAGTTAAGTAGAACTAAAATAAGGAGAAGTCAAATGAAAAATATTTTAGATGCAAAATTTGTTCGTGAAATGATGGATACAACTGCCAACTTGTATCGTTTAGGTTGGGACGAACGTAATGGTGGTAATATTAGTTACTTATTAGATGAGAGTGAAGTAGCTGAGTATTTGGATATTAACCACGTTGAACGTGTCATTCCAATTGATTTTGAGGGAGATGCGTTAGCAGGACGTTACTTTATCGTTACAGGTTCAGGTAAATATTTTAAAAATGTTGAAAAAGACCCAGAAGATAGTTTAGGTGTAATTCGTATCGGTAAAGACGGCAAATCAGTAGAATTACTATGGGGCTTTGTCAATGGTGGTCGTCCAACTTCAGAACTACCGTCACATTTAATGAGTCATATTGCACGTTTATCGGTTGACCCAGAAAATCGTATTGTAATGCACTGCCATGCTAGTCATTTATTAGCAATGACCTTTACGCATTCTTTAGACGAGCGTGAATTTACACGTACTTTATGGCAAATGTGTACTGAATGTTTAGTGGTATTTCCAGAGGGTGTAGGGATTATCCCATGGTTAGTACCTGGTACAAATGAAATTGGCGAGGCAACAGCTGCTAAATTCAAAGAAAATCGTTTAGTGTTATGGCCACATCATGGAATTTATGGTGCAGGACGTGATATGGACGAAACATTTGGTTTAATTGAAACAGCTGAAAAAGCAGGGCAAGTCTTTACTTATGTGCGTGCACAAGGAGAAATTTTACAAACGATTACGGACGAGCAATTACAACAATTGGCTGATGCTTTTGGTGTGACTGCACGAGAGGGCTATTTAAATATTTAATGACAAGATGAAGTGGGGCATGATTGCCCCATTTTTGCTTATACAGGTAGGTGTTCATTTTTGGTAATATATTTGTTATAATGAGAAAAAATAGTAAAAACGAGGAAATGAATATGGCACAAGATAAAATCGCCATTCCCCACCATATTGGAATCATTATGGACGGTAATGGTCGTTGGGCTAAAAAAAGATTATTGCCACGAATTGCAGGACATAAACGTGGTGTCGAAACAATCAAACAAATAACAAAGCATGCCAGTCAACTAGGTGTCAAAATTATAACACTTTATGCTTTTTCGACTGAAAATTGGGGCAGACCTGAGGAAGAAGTAAAATTTTTAATGAGATTACCGAAAGAGTTCTTTAATGCTTTTTTACCGGAACTAATTGAAAATAATTGTCGTGTTGAATGTATTGGTGATATTTCAAAATTACCAGAAGAAACGCAAAATATTTTGCAACAAGCAATTCAAAAAAGTCAGCATTGTACAGGGCTAATTCTAAATTTTGCGATTAATTATGGTGGGCAACAAGAAATTGTTGATGCTGTTCGCAATCTTGTTCAAGATGTACAGTCGGGGCAGTTGGAGATTACAGATATTGATGTATCGCAAATTGCAAATCGTTTAACGACTGCTCGCTATGGAGAGTTTGCTAATCCAGATTTGATTATACGAACAAGTGGCGAACAACGATTGAGTAACTTCTTATTATGGCAATCAGCGTATAGTGAATTATATTTTACGGACGTGTTGTGGCCAGATTTTTCGACAGAAGATTTTGACAAAGCTCTGTTAGCGTATAGTAAACGTCAAAGACGTTTTGGTAAGTTGTAAGAAAATGTTAGAAAGGGTGGTAATTTGAGAGTTCGAACATTGAGTGCTGTCATCGGATTAGCAATTTTTATACCATTTATTTTATTAGGCAATCAATACTTTGCTTTTGCGATTTTTGTACTTGCAGTAGTTGGATTGTTTGAAATCGCTAGGATGAAACATATTCCATATTTTAATTTAATCGGAGTAGTTGCGACATTAGCATTGACATTGATTGTATTGCCACCATATTATACATTGAGTTGGATTACGCTCACTAATTCGCAGTTTTTATTCTATTTATGTGGTATGGCACTATTAATTATGATGGTATATCGCTATAAAAATTTGAATTTTGAGAATGTTTCCTTATTGATGTTTGGAGCACTTTATGTTGGTTTTGGTTTTCGATTCATCATTGTGATTCGTGATATGGGATTAGGGACATTGATGTATTTATTCTTTGTCATTTGGGCGACAGATATTGGTGCCTATTTGGTGGGGCGATTTTTTGGTAAACGACCTTTAGCACCTGAAGTCAGTCCTAATAAAACGGTAGAGGGGTCTCTAGGTGGCGTCATCATTGCGATGTTAGTAGGGATTTTATTTTCACGCATTGTGAATCCTAACTTAGGTTTAGTTGAACATGTATGGTTGTTGAGTGCGATTTTATCGATTGTCGGTCAATTCGGAGATTTAGTTGAATCTTCGTTAAAACGTCATTTTGGTGTTAAAGATTCTGGAAACTTTTTACCAGGACATGGTGGAGTGTTAGATCGATTCGATAGTTTGATTTTCGCAAGTTTCATGTTTATGATATGGCTCAATTTATTTAGAAGATAAGTCGGTGGACTTGTCTTTTTTTCGTTAAATGGGGACTGGGCAATAGAAGGTAGAAATTGTGAATAAAAGATATAGAGAAGGTATTACTCTCTATCTATTGTTAATAATGATAGTCTATTTTTGAACTATTACTGGTTGAGGTGATTTGATTATAATGTTTTAAAGAAGGTTTTAGCAATTAATGAGATATAAAAAAGTATTTATGTTTATAAACATGTATTGTCTTGAAAGATAATGGCGTCTATAAATTGCTTTGTTCTATTAATTATTAGAATAGAACAAAAATTAGTGCTTACCTATAGATTATCTAAACCAATTTCATA contains:
- a CDS encoding phosphatidate cytidylyltransferase produces the protein MRVRTLSAVIGLAIFIPFILLGNQYFAFAIFVLAVVGLFEIARMKHIPYFNLIGVVATLALTLIVLPPYYTLSWITLTNSQFLFYLCGMALLIMMVYRYKNLNFENVSLLMFGALYVGFGFRFIIVIRDMGLGTLMYLFFVIWATDIGAYLVGRFFGKRPLAPEVSPNKTVEGSLGGVIIAMLVGILFSRIVNPNLGLVEHVWLLSAILSIVGQFGDLVESSLKRHFGVKDSGNFLPGHGGVLDRFDSLIFASFMFMIWLNLFRR